From Candidatus Polarisedimenticolaceae bacterium:
CACGTTCCGGTGACGGGAAGAGCGTCGCCGAGGGAACCGGACCAGGTTCCCGTCACGACGGTCCCCTCGCGGCGCAGGTCCATGGTCCCGGTGATGGGGCCGGCGTCGCTCCCCGATTGCGCCTCCCAGGTGCCGCCCACGTCGGACCCGTTCTTCACATCTTGCGGCGGCGCGGGGACGATGCGCACATTCGAGAAGTACGCTTCTTCGTCGGTGTATCCCCACAATCCGATCGCGCCGTGGAGATCCTCGCCCTTGAGGCCGTCGACGACGAGGCTGGGCAGCGTGGAACCATTGAGGTAGAGCTTGGCGACGCGGCCGGCGACTTCGATGCGCAGCTTGAACCACGTCTCCATCGCGAGCGTGGCATTGGACTCGTACTGCGACGGCCACTCCCGGCGCAGCCGGTACCAGCCGAAGTCCGGCTCCGACACGTACTGGACCGTGTGGTTCCGCTTGGACTGATCCGCGGCGTCCGAGTTTCCCGGGCGCACGTAGAACAGCTCGTAGTGCGACGCGTCCGCTCGCGCGCGGAAGGCGATGCCGACGAACCCGGGATATCGCATCCCCGGCGGCGTCGTCGGTTTGAGCGCAATGTCCGCCTCGATCACCCCGTCCTGGAAGTCGGTTCCAGGCAGGAGCACGGGGCCGGCGCGGTCTTCGCCGTCGACGGTGATCTTCACGCATCGACGGCCCTTGTAGGTCACCGCCTCCGCTTTCACGCCTCGAGCCTGGAGGCCCGAGGTGTCGCGGAGCGGAAACATCTGCACGCCGGTCTGTGCGGAAGCCAAGGTCCATCCGCCCGCCAGCACCACCGCCATCCATCGTTTGCGCATGACCTGGCGTACGGCCTGCGGCTCCCCGAGTTTCGTCACGCGCCCGCGAAACCGATCTCGTGTCCCCGCCGTATGATGCGCAGGGGGAAATCGCATGCGACTTCAACGAGCGGGGTCCATCGTCTTCGTGCTTTCGATCACGGCCACGGCCTTCGCGGCGGACCTGCGCGGCATCGAGGTCGGCGATCTCGACCGCACGGCCGATCCGTGCACCGACTTCTTTCAGTACGCGAACGGAACCTGGCGCGCGAACAATCCCATTCCGTCGTACATGGATCGCTGGAGCCGCCGCTGGGCCTCGGGAGAGATCAACAAGGATCAGCTCCACGCGATCCTCGACGACGTCAGCGCCCGCAAGGACTGGCCGGCGGGAAGCCCCGAGCAGCTCATCGGGGACATGTACGGCGCCTGCATGGATCAGGGCGCGATCGACAAGCGAGGGTTGGACCCGGCGAAACCGATGCTGGCGGAGATCGATGGAATCAAGGACCGAGCCGCGCTCGTCAAGGTCATCGGACACTTCCAGGATCTGGGCATCGCCGCGCCGTTCGGAATCGCGGCCTCCCCCGACAATCACGATCCGACGCACGTGATCGGGGACGTCTTCGCGGCCGGGCTCGGCATGCCCGACCGGGACTACTACCTCAAGCCGGAGAAGCGCTTCGCCGAGGCCCGCGAGAAGTATCGCGAGCACGTGAAGAAGATGTTCGCGCTCGCGGGGCAGGACGCGGCCGCGGCGCAGAAGTCCTCCGACACCGTCTTCGCGTTCGAGAAGCAGCTCGCCCAGATCTCGCTCGACAACGTCGCGCTGCGCGATCCGGCCGCGACCGACCACAAGACCGAGTTCAAGGATCTCGTCAAGATGACGCCGAGCTTCGACTGGGCGGCCTACTTCATGGGCGCGAAGATCCCCGCGGTCGCGCTCAACGTGCAGCAGCCGAAGTTCATGAAGGAGGTCGACCGGCAGCTCGCGAAGGCGCCCCTTCCCACATGGAAGACCTACCTGACCTGGCAGTTCCTCCACGCATCGTCCGGCGCGCTCTCCGCTCCGTTCGAGGAAGAGAGCTTCGCGTTCTACGGTAAGTATCTCAGCGGCGCGACGGAGATGAAGCCGCGCTGGAAGCGCTGCGTCGAGAACGTGGACGGCCTCCTCGGTGAGGCGCTCGGAAGAAAGTACGTCGAGAAGAATTTCCCTCCCGAAGCGAAGGCGCGCATGCAGGAGATGGTGAAGAACATCCTGCTCGCGCTGAAGGACAGGATCAACGGCCTTCCCTGGATGGAGGACGCGACCAAGCAGAAGGCGCTCGCCAAGCTCGCGACGTTCAACCCCAAGATCGGCTACCCGGACAAGTGGAAGACGTACGCCGGCGTCACGGTGACGCGCGACTCGTTCTGGAACGCCGTCGAGTCGGCGTCGCGATGGGGCGTTGGCGACAGCTACGCCACGATCGGCAAGCCGGTCGATCGCGGGCGCTGGGGCATGACGCCTCCCACCTCGAACGCGTACTACAACCCGCTCATGAACGAGATCGTGTTCCCCGCCGGCATTCTCCAGCCGCCCGCGTTCTCGGTCGAAGAGACGGATGCGGTGAACTACGGCGCGATCGGCGTCGTCATCGGCCACGAGGTCAGCCACGGCTTCGACGACCAGGGAGCGCAGTACGACGCCCAGGGACAGCTCAAGAACTGGTGGACCGCGGGTGACCTCAAAAAGTTCCAAGCCCAGGGTCAGTGCGTCGTCGATCAGTTCGAGGGCTACTTCATCGAGCCCGGCATCCACCACAACGGCAGGCTGGTGCTCGGCGAGTCGATCGGCGATCTCGCCGGTGCGAAGCTCGCCTTCCTCGCGTACGAGAAGTCGCGCGAAGGGAAGCCGCCGGAGCCCACGATCGACGGCTTCACCCCCGAGCAGCAGTTCTTCATCTCGTGGGGACAGTGGCGCGGCGACGAGACGCGCCCCGAGACGCAGCGCCGCATGGTCCAGGGCGATCCGCACCCGGTCGCCAAGTACCGCGTCAACGGCCCGCTCTCGAACATCCCCGCGTTCCAGCAGGCGTTCGCGTGCAAGCAGGACGCCGCGATGGTGCGGCCGGCGGAGAAGCGCTGCGAGGTCTGGTAGGCGCGGTTGCCGGGCCGGGGGTGGGGTGTTAGCCTCGCCGCGCGGCCGCGGGGGCGGACTCGCCTCGTGGTCTGCGCGGAGTCTCGGATGGCCGGACCGTTCACGTTTCCGCATCCGATCGGCACGATCTTGGACGCGCTGGTCACGTCCCCGGATCCCGTTTTCGTCACCGACCGGTCGAATCGGATCGTCTGGTGGAACGCGAGCGCCGAGCATCTCCTGGGGTTCAAGGCGCACGAGGTGCTGGGACTGCCGTGCGCGGCGATGCTCCAGGGATGCGATGCCCACGGGAACCGCTATTGCTCCGACAATTGCCCGATCACGCAGCTCGCGATGAGGCACGAGCCTGTCCGGAACTTCGAGCTGACGCTCCGCGCGAAGGGCGATCGTGAGCTCGACACGGACGTCAGCGTGCTTCATCTGGCCGCGCCGCCTCCCGACTTGTTCTTCCTCGCGCACATCGTCCGGCCTTCACGACGCCGGGAGAAGAGAGCGCCCGAGCGGTCTTCCGAGGAGACTCCCCCGCCGCGACCGACCCTTTTGACCGTCCGCGAGTCCGACGACGCGCGGGCCAGGAAGCTCACGGCGCGCGAGATCGAGGTGCTGGGCATGCTTGCGGCCGGCAACCCCACGGCCGAGATCGCGTCGCGATTGAGCATCTCGGCGCTGACGGTCCGCAACCACGTCCAGAACATCCTCGACAAGCTCGAGCTGCACTCCAAGACCGAGGCCGTCGCCTTCGCGTTCCAAAAGCACCTGATCTAGTGCGTTCTCACCACTGAATTTGATGCGTCCGCCGGATGGTGCGGCGGGCGGCTCAGGGGCGATCCTCCCTCCCGTCCAGGGAAAGGAGCGATTCGATGAGCCACGCCCGACCGATCGCACGCTGTCTGACGCTCGCCATGGTCTCCTTCGCCGTCGTCCTCGGAGCGCACCGACCGGCCTCCGCGATCCCGGCATTCGCGCGCAAGTACCAGACGTCCTGTCAGACGTGCCACGTCGTGTTTCCGAAGCTGAACCCGTTCGGAGAGGCCTTCCGCCTGAACGGTTACCGCATGCCCGCCGAGACCGAGGAGGAGATCAAGGAGACGCCGGTCTCGCTCGGCTCGGAGGCCTACAAGAAGACGTGGCCTTCGATGGTCTACCCGAGCACGATCCCCGGACACGTTCCCCTCGCGATCAACATCAAGATGGCCGACGTCTACGCGTCCCAGACCGACGGGACGAACCGCACGATCACGAGGAACGACTTCCAGTTCCCCCAGGAGGTCAACCTCTTCGCCGCGGGGACGTTCGGCGACACCTTCGGCTATCTCGCCGAGCTGACGTTCGAGAACGGGGCCGGGGTGAGCATCGAGCGCGCGCAGCTCACCGCGAACTCCCTCTTCGGCGCCGGGCACGCCGTCAACTTCAAGGTCGGCATGTTCGCGCCCGACCTGGAGGACGGCTTCCACGAGATGTGGCTGATGACGAACAACGGCATCGACTCGTTGTTCACCTACAACCCGATCGGCCCGAACGGGGGGACGGGGACCGCGGAGGAGGGGGGCGGCATCTCGCTCCCCGAGAACGTCAAGGCGATCGAGTTCTACGGGGTGGCGAAGCACCGGCTCTTCTATACGCTCGGCGTCACCGATGGGCTCGGGCAGGTCTCGACCGATCCCGGCTCCAACCCGCAGAGCACCGGCAACGACGTCCACAGCGCGAAAGACTGGTACGCGCGCGTGGACTACAAGTTCGGCGGCATGGGTCTCGACGGCGACACGACCGGGAAGACCCTGCCGCCCGAGAACTGGCGGGAGAGCTCCGTGCGCGTCGGCCTGCTCGGCTACTACG
This genomic window contains:
- a CDS encoding M13 family metallopeptidase — translated: MRLQRAGSIVFVLSITATAFAADLRGIEVGDLDRTADPCTDFFQYANGTWRANNPIPSYMDRWSRRWASGEINKDQLHAILDDVSARKDWPAGSPEQLIGDMYGACMDQGAIDKRGLDPAKPMLAEIDGIKDRAALVKVIGHFQDLGIAAPFGIAASPDNHDPTHVIGDVFAAGLGMPDRDYYLKPEKRFAEAREKYREHVKKMFALAGQDAAAAQKSSDTVFAFEKQLAQISLDNVALRDPAATDHKTEFKDLVKMTPSFDWAAYFMGAKIPAVALNVQQPKFMKEVDRQLAKAPLPTWKTYLTWQFLHASSGALSAPFEEESFAFYGKYLSGATEMKPRWKRCVENVDGLLGEALGRKYVEKNFPPEAKARMQEMVKNILLALKDRINGLPWMEDATKQKALAKLATFNPKIGYPDKWKTYAGVTVTRDSFWNAVESASRWGVGDSYATIGKPVDRGRWGMTPPTSNAYYNPLMNEIVFPAGILQPPAFSVEETDAVNYGAIGVVIGHEVSHGFDDQGAQYDAQGQLKNWWTAGDLKKFQAQGQCVVDQFEGYFIEPGIHHNGRLVLGESIGDLAGAKLAFLAYEKSREGKPPEPTIDGFTPEQQFFISWGQWRGDETRPETQRRMVQGDPHPVAKYRVNGPLSNIPAFQQAFACKQDAAMVRPAEKRCEVW
- a CDS encoding family 16 glycoside hydrolase; this translates as MTKLGEPQAVRQVMRKRWMAVVLAGGWTLASAQTGVQMFPLRDTSGLQARGVKAEAVTYKGRRCVKITVDGEDRAGPVLLPGTDFQDGVIEADIALKPTTPPGMRYPGFVGIAFRARADASHYELFYVRPGNSDAADQSKRNHTVQYVSEPDFGWYRLRREWPSQYESNATLAMETWFKLRIEVAGRVAKLYLNGSTLPSLVVDGLKGEDLHGAIGLWGYTDEEAYFSNVRIVPAPPQDVKNGSDVGGTWEAQSGSDAGPITGTMDLRREGTVVTGTWSGSLGDALPVTGTWRNGYVELSFAGDWPKGSRQGAPGPVRAFLFFWIDGDSAKGRMRVEGRADGTWVAQRKVPLH
- a CDS encoding LuxR C-terminal-related transcriptional regulator: MAGPFTFPHPIGTILDALVTSPDPVFVTDRSNRIVWWNASAEHLLGFKAHEVLGLPCAAMLQGCDAHGNRYCSDNCPITQLAMRHEPVRNFELTLRAKGDRELDTDVSVLHLAAPPPDLFFLAHIVRPSRRREKRAPERSSEETPPPRPTLLTVRESDDARARKLTAREIEVLGMLAAGNPTAEIASRLSISALTVRNHVQNILDKLELHSKTEAVAFAFQKHLI